A single Gemmatimonas sp. UBA7669 DNA region contains:
- a CDS encoding VanZ family protein, with amino-acid sequence MSFLRLGALLCSVVVIITATLLPFNPIVSSQIPPQWCLRCGGLWLTDAVSNVLLFVPFGLAAAWVLSRLRGGLRIGMALGLGLVFSLGIEWLQSIGVPPSRSAALADVITNGLGALFGATLVVCGPWLVRPSEMGARVLHASWLGGALGVFVLTALAMAPRSPAVAHGSVSAEASPYPHVPGQAWYGGSNDSVLVNGRVQFTRGWSGPFIVQLDAEPDTVRVQNFVRGREAEPYAVPLVFLHLPGDTAPVMQLRVNKDAAELGVTRRAWSWGLTFPSVVLDGAFAGRSLDDPRELVLSGMASRHTLELRSGSVSGSGDVARVELLPTVGWAMLQSLVTVQSRWAWMVEMAWLGVLLFPVGWWRGRVSVFDALVVLGCYWLLAWLDWTGRVGIWEMGVSVGYVMIGGWVNGKLRQPGGRKPLRRKPLVQQP; translated from the coding sequence GTGAGTTTCCTCAGACTCGGGGCGTTGCTATGCAGCGTGGTCGTGATCATCACGGCCACGCTGTTGCCGTTCAATCCCATTGTGTCGTCGCAGATTCCGCCGCAGTGGTGCCTGAGGTGCGGAGGACTGTGGTTGACGGACGCGGTGAGCAATGTGCTGTTGTTCGTGCCGTTTGGTTTGGCGGCGGCGTGGGTGTTGTCGCGACTGCGCGGTGGACTGCGCATAGGGATGGCGCTGGGGCTGGGGCTGGTGTTCTCCCTCGGCATTGAGTGGCTGCAGTCCATTGGCGTGCCGCCATCACGATCGGCGGCGCTGGCCGATGTGATTACCAACGGTCTGGGTGCGTTGTTTGGTGCGACACTCGTGGTATGCGGGCCGTGGCTTGTGCGGCCGAGCGAGATGGGCGCGCGGGTGCTGCATGCATCGTGGCTCGGCGGCGCACTTGGGGTGTTTGTGCTGACAGCGCTGGCCATGGCGCCGCGAAGTCCTGCTGTTGCCCATGGCTCGGTTTCGGCGGAGGCGAGTCCGTATCCGCATGTGCCGGGTCAGGCGTGGTACGGTGGCAGCAATGACTCGGTGCTGGTGAACGGACGGGTACAGTTCACGCGCGGGTGGAGCGGGCCATTCATTGTGCAGCTGGACGCAGAGCCGGACACGGTGCGCGTGCAGAACTTCGTGCGCGGACGCGAGGCGGAGCCGTATGCGGTACCGCTGGTGTTTCTGCATCTGCCGGGTGATACGGCGCCGGTGATGCAGCTGCGGGTGAACAAGGATGCGGCGGAACTCGGGGTGACGCGGCGGGCGTGGAGCTGGGGACTGACGTTCCCTTCGGTCGTGTTGGATGGGGCGTTTGCCGGGCGGAGCCTGGACGATCCGCGCGAACTGGTGTTGTCGGGGATGGCGTCGCGGCACACGCTGGAACTGCGGTCGGGGTCTGTGTCGGGGTCGGGGGATGTGGCACGGGTGGAGCTGTTGCCGACCGTGGGTTGGGCGATGCTGCAGTCGCTGGTGACGGTGCAGTCGCGTTGGGCATGGATGGTGGAGATGGCGTGGCTCGGGGTGTTGTTGTTTCCGGTGGGGTGGTGGAGGGGGCGGGTTTCGGTGTTTGACGCGCTCGTGGTGCTGGGATGCTATTGGTTGCTGGCCTGGTTGGATTGGACGGGGAGAGTTGGGATATGGGAGATGGGCGTGAGTGTGGGATATGTGATGATCGGAGGATGGGTCAACGGCAAACTGCGACAGCCGGGCGGACGGAAGCCTTTGCGCCGGAAGCCATTGGTGCAGCAGCCCTGA
- a CDS encoding addiction module protein, with protein sequence MSVPIFDFSHLTPEERIELAEQLWDSLEPSGMSLSEENASELRRRRSALAADGNLGQPWREALDEIESGGA encoded by the coding sequence ATGAGCGTGCCCATTTTCGACTTCAGTCACCTCACGCCTGAAGAGCGCATCGAGCTGGCCGAGCAGCTGTGGGACAGCCTTGAGCCTTCGGGGATGTCGCTCTCTGAGGAGAACGCATCCGAGCTGCGCCGGCGCCGGTCTGCTTTGGCGGCTGACGGTAATCTCGGTCAGCCGTGGCGCGAGGCACTCGACGAGATCGAATCCGGCGGCGCGTGA
- a CDS encoding acyl-CoA dehydrogenase — MSHTVSESVRPPLTLLSEEEELFRAAVAELAESEVRPRVRAMEEAGKVDASLTAKFFELGLMGIELPEQYGGAGGSLMMVTLAVEELSKVDASAAIQVDVQNTLVNYPLHRYGNDEQRARILPRMTADTIGAYALSEPGSGSDAFGLATRAARAEGGWVLNGSKAWITNGGEASVFVVFANTRPDMGYKGITAFIVELGMEGFTVGKKEDKLGIRASSTTSLHFENVFVPDANVLGDVGTGYKIAIETLNEGRIGIGAQMLGVAQGALNAAVGYLKERKQFGKALAEFQGIQFQVAQAATELEAARLMVYNAARLKDAGQDIAREGAMAKLYASQMCERVTSLCVELFGGYGYTREYPVEKYYRDAKIGTIYEGTSNMQLQTIAKAVLR; from the coding sequence ATGTCGCATACCGTGTCCGAATCCGTCCGTCCGCCCCTGACCCTGCTCTCTGAAGAAGAGGAGCTGTTCCGCGCTGCTGTGGCCGAACTGGCCGAGTCGGAAGTGCGCCCGCGTGTGCGGGCGATGGAGGAAGCCGGCAAGGTGGACGCGTCGCTCACGGCCAAGTTTTTCGAGCTGGGCCTGATGGGCATCGAGTTGCCCGAGCAGTACGGCGGCGCCGGCGGCTCGCTCATGATGGTCACGCTGGCCGTGGAAGAGCTGAGCAAGGTGGACGCGAGCGCGGCCATCCAGGTGGACGTGCAGAACACGCTGGTCAACTATCCCCTGCACCGCTACGGCAACGACGAGCAGCGCGCGCGCATTCTGCCGCGCATGACGGCCGACACGATTGGCGCCTACGCGCTGTCGGAGCCGGGCTCGGGCTCGGATGCGTTTGGTCTGGCCACACGCGCGGCGCGCGCCGAAGGCGGCTGGGTGCTCAACGGCAGCAAGGCATGGATTACCAACGGTGGCGAAGCCAGCGTGTTCGTGGTGTTTGCCAACACGCGACCCGACATGGGCTACAAGGGCATCACGGCGTTCATCGTGGAGCTCGGCATGGAGGGCTTTACGGTGGGCAAGAAGGAAGACAAGCTGGGCATTCGTGCCTCGAGCACCACCAGCCTGCACTTCGAGAATGTGTTCGTGCCCGACGCCAACGTGCTGGGCGACGTGGGCACAGGATACAAGATTGCCATCGAGACGCTGAACGAGGGCCGCATTGGCATTGGCGCGCAGATGCTGGGTGTGGCGCAGGGCGCGCTCAACGCGGCGGTGGGCTACCTCAAGGAACGCAAGCAGTTCGGCAAGGCGCTGGCGGAGTTCCAGGGGATCCAGTTCCAGGTGGCGCAGGCGGCGACGGAGCTCGAGGCGGCGCGGCTGATGGTGTACAACGCGGCGCGCCTGAAAGACGCGGGACAGGACATTGCGCGCGAGGGCGCGATGGCCAAGCTGTACGCGTCGCAGATGTGCGAGCGGGTCACGTCGCTTTGCGTGGAACTCTTTGGTGGCTACGGCTACACGCGGGAGTACCCGGTCGAGAAGTACTACCGTGATGCGAAGATCGGGACGATTTATGAGGGGACGAGCAATATGCAGTTGCAGACGATTGCGAAAGCGGTACTGCGGTAG
- a CDS encoding YggT family protein, which translates to MIEVIVGALDTLLFFLRPTVFVFGAVAAVGAAGSWAVRTRRISPFSGAARFIRERVDPWLVAPMERRLLRAGGTPTSAPLWALAVVILGGLLLISTIQFLRNELIMLFMASQSGSSLVAVLIRWTFSILRIALFARVISSWVGGGPYSKWWRWSYQLTEWFLAPLRSVIPTIGMIDISVLVAYFGLGILESLIVNALMR; encoded by the coding sequence ATGATTGAGGTCATCGTCGGGGCGTTGGATACGCTCCTCTTCTTCCTGCGCCCCACGGTGTTTGTGTTTGGCGCGGTGGCGGCGGTTGGCGCCGCGGGGTCGTGGGCGGTGCGCACGCGGCGCATATCGCCGTTCTCTGGCGCGGCGCGGTTCATTCGGGAGCGCGTGGACCCCTGGCTGGTGGCCCCCATGGAGCGCCGCCTGCTGCGCGCGGGCGGCACACCGACCTCGGCGCCGCTCTGGGCCCTGGCGGTGGTCATTCTGGGCGGCCTGCTGCTCATCAGCACCATCCAGTTCCTGCGCAATGAACTCATCATGCTGTTCATGGCCAGCCAGTCGGGCAGCTCATTGGTGGCGGTGCTCATTCGCTGGACGTTCAGCATTCTGCGCATCGCGCTGTTCGCGCGCGTGATTTCCAGCTGGGTGGGCGGCGGCCCATACAGCAAGTGGTGGCGCTGGTCCTATCAGCTCACGGAGTGGTTCCTGGCTCCGCTGCGCAGCGTGATCCCGACCATCGGGATGATCGACATTTCGGTGTTGGTGGCGTACTTCGGGCTGGGGATTCTCGAGAGCCTGATCGTGAACGCGTTGATGCGGTAA